CACCTTCTATCGCACCGGTGTTTTGGCTCCTGTCACTCGATTCCTGTCTCATTTTTTGATCTCTCTCCCTTCTTGACCGCTCAATCTCTAGGAGACATGATTGAAAACAAGCCTTGATCTtgtagctctgataccaattgaaagaaaaaaataacataaggGGAGAAGAAGTGAAGAcacacaaattaattttcttctttttgtggtGTATTTAGAACTTGGCACCATTTTCCTTATATAAGGAAAATTTACTCATTTCTATGGCAAATCAGCCAGCACTCCACCACTCCTTCCACTCCTTCTACTATTCCACTCCCTAAAAACTAGTTCCTTTCACTACTTCCAATATCTCCGCCTTCTTTCATGTAGAAATAAGCaacataaatcaaataaatactaaccactattttttttaacccccaaaaaacttataaagcaaaataaaaaaaaaacaagtttataaCCAACAAAAGAACGCGTATAGAATGAATCCACCTGAGTTAGCGGAGCTATGAAAAAAACGGGATGAACTACTTACTTCCGTGGTCATCAGACCTGCGAAAGCTCCTTACGGAGCCCCAGTGTTAtttcagaagaagaaggacgAGAGTCTTCGCTTATGCATAGACTACCGCGCCTTAAACAAAATCACTATCAGAAATAAATATCCTCTGCCCATCATTACAGactgttgaacacaactcactgtgggaaacactcgcactctttattaacaccaatcgagaagagaatacaagacactctgtagaatacttcttctttttattgtttttggattttttttggatgaataacctaggtagggtggaggggtatttatactgAGCCTAAACAATCTATATTTAACCAATCTAAATCTATACCTACCAGATTTGTatctagacctaacaaatctgaatctttctcctaaaatatctagatctCTTACTCCTAAAgtctctactaaaataaatatactggGCTCGTACAATAattgggcttgactctattAGGCTagtacaattattgggcttgactctattgggctagtgatgatatttcaacactccccctcagcACTAGTCCTCATTCGCTGCACCATGTTGAGCTGACAGCGAAAGCTCTCACGTTTGCCAGTATTCAGCCCTTTTGTAAACAAGTCTGCCACTTGGTCATCTGTCTTGATCTGCtgcatctcgatttcttcctttAGGGCCttctctctaatgaaatggcaatgcacctccacatgctttgttctagcaCGAAACACCGAATTTTCTGCTAGGCGAATCGCAGATTGGTTGTCGCAATGAAGTGGTATTGGATACTCAATTTTCTGGTGCCAATCTTCCATCAAAAGTTTTAACCATGTATTTTCCTGAGCTGCTCTATACTCTGCTTCTGTAATTGATAATGATACTGTTGGTTGTCTCTTGCTATACCAAGAAATTGTTCCTGAACCAAACTTGAACACATACCCAGTGGTTGGCCTCCAAGTATCATGGTCTCGTGCATAGTCAGCATCACTATATCCAGCTAGCTTCCAGTCTTCGCTTCTTTTGTATAAACGATCGTAATTgattgtacctttgacatatctcaaggTTCGTCGAGACGCATCCAAATGAGCCTTCTTCGGATTTTGCATATATTGATCAATGACtccaacttcattttcaaatttcttcggTTGGTTCATGTAGAACTCTCTGTTTAACTCTCCATGCAAGAAAGCATTATTCATATTCATCTGCCATAATTTCCAATCTTTATTTACCGTAAGTACTAGAGGAACTTGTACGATAATGATCTTTGCCACTGGACTAAacgtttcatcatagtctagtccatattcTTTAGAGAACCCTGAATCTATAGTCTGAGCTTTGTATCTCACGATTGATCCATCCGAGGTACACATTATTTTGTAAGCCCACTTGCAAGAGATGAGTTTGGTATCTCTTGGTCTTGGCACTAACTCCCAAGTCTGATTTTGTTCCAGGGCTATagtttcttcctccattgctTTCTGCCAAGCTGAGTTTTGTGATGCTTCTTCATCTGTCTCCGGCTCATTAACTTCGTCTTCTACTGCGTTGGCATACTCTGGATTTGCCTTTAGGATTATTTGTGAATGTCTGAGTTGTTGAGgtgtcatttcattttcactaggCTCGCTTGGTTGAATCACTTCTTGCTCACCAACACTAGTGTCACTTGAATCTTCAGGCACATCAGCACTTAAGCAAATGTGTACAATTTGCTCCCCCGTCTTTTGTGGAAGAATCTCTTCAGTTTGCTCCTCTGTGGTCTgtaaaagaatttcttcagtTTGCTCCCCCGTGTTCTgtaaaagaatttcttcagtTTGCTCCCCCGTGTTCTgtagaagaatttcttcaatttgctcaAGGCCTGGTAATACTTCCTTCTCTGAGGGCCACCCCTCTTCTATTGCACCGCTTTGATCGTCAATCATGTGGTTTAAGCATCCTGAATCAATGATCCAGTCATCCTCGTAATCGATATGCTCTTCCATCATTGCCATGAGTGCTTGCTCGTCTTCTACTATTGGACATAGTACCTCTGCATCCCATTCATCCTCTTCCTTTTTGGAGATtgccacattgctttcaaCAGACTTTTTCTTGGACCAGCAATCTCTAGACATGTGGCCCTTTTTCCCGCAATTATAGCAAATACCTCCAAATCTCTTTCCTTGGAAACTCTTGTTGTCGTTCTTCTGAGCTCTCTCTGGTTGTGAGGTTCCTTGgtggcttcttcttttgtcaccattgtATCCACGTTTGCTAGACGGCCTATTATTGCTCCGACTTTCACTcgtgtagagtgcttcttcttcacccttcaaTGTGAAGCCTCCTATTTGTTTAGCCATGGCTTCTTGGctggctaacaaattttcgaaCTCTACAAGTGTTGGTTGAGTGGGCCATCCTTGTACAGCAGTAATGAAGCTTCGATATTCCGGTCGTAATCCGTGGATTAtaatcctcttcattcgagaTTCTACAATGGCGGACTTTGggtctagttcagtaatctccCGACAGATTGATTTGaccttgtggaagtactgagcaatTGTCATATCACGTTGTGTAATTGACAACAACTCATTCTCCAGAAGTTGTAGCCtcgtatcgttcttctttgagaacaacatcacgaacgtgtcccatgcttctttcggtgtcttgtcatcccaaatatgttctaacatctcttctccgataaggggaggcttatagtgtgctttgttcgaggggaggattgttgaggattattgggattgggagtgtcccacattggttaatttagtggaagatcatgggtttataagtgaggaatactatctccattggtatgaggccttttggggaagcccaaagcaaagccatgagagcttatgctcaaagtggacaatatcataccattgtggagagtcgtgattcctaacacagACTTGTTCAATCGACTACATGGTGCGAAATACTTCTCGAAACTCGACTTAAGGTTAGGATACTATCAAGTTCAGATTTTCGAGGGAGATGAGCCCAAAACGAATTGCGTCACTAGATATGGGGTTTTTGAATTCCTAGTCATGTATTTTGGTCTGACTAATGCCCCTGCCACATTCATACATTAATGAACCAAGTCTTCCACGAGTACCTCGATAAATTCGTGGTAGTTTACTTGAATGATATAATGGTTTACAGCTCCACCATGGAAGAGCATCAACACCACCTGCGGTTAATTTTCGAAAAGTTGAGAGAACACCAACTATATGTGAAGAAGGGAAAATGCACGTTCGCGCAACAGCGAATCAACTTTCTCTGACGTGTAATCGAAGCAGGCAGGGTGGGTatggaagaagagaaattCAAAGCCATCAAGGATTGGAAGACCCCCTCTTTAGTGATAGAAGTGCGCTTCTTTCTTGGGTTAGCAAATTATTATTGGCGGTTCGTTGAAGGATTCTAAAAGCATGTAGGTCCCTTGACTAAACTAttaaagaagagaaacaaGTGGAGTTGGACTCCACATTGTCAAGAAGCCTTCGACAACTTAAAGAATGGGATTGTTGACGTGATGAAACCCTTCAAAGTCGAAACAGATGCGTCAAACTTCGCCCTTGGGGGTGTCCTGCTACAAGAGGGACACCCCATGCATACGAGATTCGGAAGTTAACGAGGCAGAAAGAAGGTACGCAACATTCGAGAAAGAAATGACACGTCATTGTCacatcatcacataacatCGTCaccatataacatcatcacatcatcacataacatTGTCACATCATTACATAACATCGTCacatcatcacataacatcatcacatcattacATAACATtgtcacatcatcatacaagATCATTAcaacatcacataacataaaacataaatgacacgtgcaagggccACTGGGCACGTGTCGTCATACATAAGGCAAATCTTCCGATCGAGCCGATAATAAGGTCATTTACTTGGTTGACATAGGTCGAAGCTACTATGACTCATTGATGCTAGCTTAACGGTActctctaaaatttatttttgccTAAGAATTCCaacaattataaattagaattctacTATGAGAATTGacttacaataatttaaacttctcCTAATGATTTAAACTAGATAAGCCTAATTATgcgtaaataatttaaacgtactccaaaattttaaactagcTAAAAGGTATGTCATACTAACTTTAAACGCTTTCGAAGAGTTAAAACTAGAAGGAAAGGGTCCGAGCATATTAGACCCAAACCAAATCATCCGAAATGCTGGTCTTGAGCCGTTAGAAAGTGTATTCTCTGACTGGCTTCGAACCGTTCAAGTGGGATGATAAAATGGAGCGTGGAACCTCCCTTTTATAGTGGAGGCCAACTCTCCACCTCTCAACTTACAACCtcccttcccttttttttttcttataactTTTGGGTTATTACATCTAGAGTGTCGTAATCGTTTGAGGAAATGGTCAAGGGCTCCCTCATCAAGGGTACTACATGGTAAACTAGCCCTGAGATGGGACAAGGGACCACACAAGTAGACTAGTAGTTGGCCGGTATATAAAGTGGCTCCCCCAGACTTTATGACTCTAAGGTGGGTTCTATGGAAAGGTTGCCAATTAACATTGCAGGGTGGCATTCAAAAAGAGACATCATACTATCTTATGAGATATGATGAGGTCGCGCCTCTACCTAGGATATTGTTCATTCGCTACCAAAGCAAAGTAAACTTATAAGTATGAGAATAGAAAAAATAGCTCCGCAATACTAGAGATGGGTTAACTACTTTTGGACTCAGAGTGAGTTTGTGATAGACATGAGAACCGCTTGAAACTTCGAAGTCTTCTCATAATCTTAGATAACTGTAAATCTTAGGTCCGAACTTCTTAGAGCCTAGAGAAAAGTTCGTGATAGCTTCTAGAATTAGATCGAAGATAGCCTACAAGTAGTCTGCttactgaatatttttatactcaccctaTTCTACATTTCTTCTTCAGGTGTTTGTTGACTGTTGGCCTAGGCGGGAAAGAGTTCAGGAGCTATGTGGTTATAGAGGAGGTTGCTCGAGGCGCTAGTCCTTTAGTGAATTTGATCCCTGATCTATAATAAACTTGAACAACACCAATTTGTAGtcgattttgatttgttttgattGTAGTGTTGTTTGTCTTTAAATTGCGACcgtatttttacttttattttcttcgcATTTCAAGATTCAAAGTTCCAAAAATCAGGTCATAACAAATAATCCACATAAAGGAACCAAAGTATCTAACCTTAACCATtgtattttatgtatttataggtacttgaaaataaagaagaaataaggTATAAGCGAATTATGAAATATAGTGGAAGGAGGATGGCGTTTATACATTTGTGATGTTTTCCATGGGTATACGCACCTTATGGTGGATTGAATGGCgcacattggttgggggaaGAAGTAGGAAGTTAAAAAGGTAGGAGATAAGAAGTAGGAAGTTAAAAAGGTAGGAGATGAGAATGCAGTAAAGTATTCAAACTGTACTTAAATTAAAGATAGGTCCCTCAATTTCACCTTCAAAGGAATATATTCATCcaaaagaatagaatatttatataaagatCGATGCTTGAAATTCAAGCAACCATGTCCTTGACGCTGCCCCTGgatcttttgatttttgaatttaaattccCACCCAGCTTAATTCATTAAAGAAGTATGCAAGCATTTTAAGCATTCAAACAGtgcaaataattaaaagaatctTGAACATTCCATCAACCTCTGAAAAATGCTCCTTCTtgcaatatttaaatatgtgtCCAAAGTCATTTCATGAGGCATAAATATTAAGCAAATGGCGTGGTGTCCACTCCAACTTTTTTgaattggaaaataaatttgcatgttgaataaattgaattatgaaatttgcATGTGTACACCCTAGCTGATTGCTGTATGTACATTAAAATCTTAAGTGTATTGAACAAATTAATTTGGTCGCCAAAAGAATCTTTCATTGATTGGTAAAGAAGAGAAGCATTTATTCCCGTTTGGATTTAGCCACAGGTCATGGATGGTGTTcgaatttgttttcttttttaggtagATAGATTAAAAGGAATTGATACTAATTccaatttattgaaaatggCATCCAATTGCATGCTTGTATTGTAGTGGGTAcagaaaaaacaagaatagCATAGAAATCGAAGTAATTGGTTATTAAAATGTGTGTTTGTGTATGTGACGTTCAACTTAAGGGAGCAGTATTGAAGGGGGCGTTCATGGAGGTAACTTTAATCTGTCTGTTTGTTTGTGGACTGTAGAGAGacggaaggaaagaaagagcaGAGAGAGAagtggaagaagagaagacaaGCTTGAATTGGACAAAAGAGATAAAGGGTCAGTTTTTTAgtctaaaactaaaaactttAGAAGATGGGAAGGTCCCTCCACTTGTGTCATAAAAAGCTTCACAAACATTCTCCCCTTTTGTATTTTACACTGATTTCCACATCGCCATCGCTTTTTTTCTAAGAATCATTAGTATACCTTAAATTATGTGCATAATTTTACATGCGATCATAACTCAACCCTTCACCTAATTTAATCATGAAAAATGTAATAGgtaaaaagattaataaaatattggtgTAGGTATaagtaattataattataggatttgaaaattaaacacACAATAACATAAGacataatattataatgttaTGATGAAAAACTTTTTGTTTGGTATTTTGATTCGAATGACCTAAATGACCTAATGATGTGTGTGTTTAAACTTTTCAAACACATCTGTACCATTGGTGGGATAGAACGGATCCTATTTGGTCAtgtaataattaaactaaaagtaaaaagatgTGTaactcaataaaaattaatcaatgGAGGatgttaatataataatttactGTATTAGGAAGTGATGAGATTTGTGCTGGTAATtgaaaatgcataaaatacaAACATAAAGCATGACGAATTTGGGTTTATTTACTACTTAATTAATGGCTGTCTCTGGCTCATACACGgtgagaggagagagaaagagagagaatggacATTGtatattgtttactttatactatttatctaaattaaaGATGGTCTGAGGGAGGGTCAGGTGCTTTTGAGTTGAGAAAGAAAGCGAATTAAGGGCTTCACCGCCAAAGTGAGTCGGCAGCTACTACTTTGGGGGTGGGATTTGTTCTTGAATCTATCCGTATTCGCTTCGGAGGTAGAGAGAATGTTCCATCCGAAGAAAGCGTCGAGTATGAATTCTCACGAGAGAGGGGTGTGCGTACAAGGCGACTCTGGTCTCGTCCTCACCACCGACCCCAAGCCCCGCCTCCGTTGGACTGTCGAGCTTCATGAGCGCTTTGTCGATGCTGTCACTCAGCTCGGAGGCCCTGATAGTAATGCTTCAGTTCCCAAGCCTTACcacctaattttaatttaatatttcttaatttctcctcctcctcctccgccacctctttcctctctctttctctctctctctctctctctctctctctctctcgatatatatatatatatatatatatatatatatatatatatcatatcattttagcACATCATATCAATCACATAATTAActtgttttcattttaattcagaGGCAACCCCAAAGACCATCATGCGAGTTATGGGAGTAAAGGGTCTTACCCTTTACCACCTCAAGAGTCATCTCCAGGTATACATAACACCTATATCTATTTATGACTATATGGATATTGCCTTTGTTTTCGCTGGCTTATATATTGTAAGATAACCacgttttttcattttaacctAACAGAAATTTAGACTGGGAAAGCAGCCTCACAAGGAGTTCAATGATCATTCAATTAAGGATGGTATGCGAGGTATCACATCTTTTTTCCACCTCCAACTTACACacctattatatatatatacacatctTCATCTCACAATGAACTATTTCGCTCTTGATTCAGCTTCAGGTCTAGAACTTCATCGAAACACGATTTCTTCATCCAATATGATCAACCGCACCATGAATGAGTATGtgtattaatatatatatatagctatttctCGCAACAACTTTCTTCGTTGTTAATGTTgaagattattgggagtgagtcccatattggttaatttagtgaaagATCACGGATTTATAAGTGGGgtatactatctccattgttaTGATGTTTTTTTGGGAAGCCGAAAGCCAAAAAAGccaagccatgagagcttatgctcaaagtggacaacatcataccattgtgtggatccgtgattcctaacctttaattcatttgaatagaataaatataactttttctcctttttcttcctccttcgctattagaataatattattaaatataataattgaagTAGCGATGATTTTATCATTTGCGGGTAATTTAAGGAAGGGttcgattttttattttattttattgtgtaATGGCATTTGTAGTAGCAACTCAAACATGGTTGATGTGATTAGGATGCAAATGGAGGTGCAGAGAAGATTGCACGAACAATTAGAGGTAAAAACTTGGTCGCTCAAAATATTCACAATCGATATATAGTTTTGAAGGAAAACGAATCAACGAATATAAGCACATGCAGGTGCAAAGACATCTGCAGTTGCGGATCGAGGCTCAAGGGAAATATATGCAGAGTATACTAGAGAAAGCTTGTCAAACCCTTGCCGGTGAAGATATGGCAGCTTCCGGGGGCTACAAGCTCATGCCTGGAATCCCAAGCAATAATAATCAACAAGGTGTTGGCTACATGGGCGGAGGTATCAAAGATTTTGGGACCCCTCTCGGCTTCCCTTCATTTCAAGACCTCAACCTCTATGGAGGCCACCAGCTGGATCTTCAGCAAAACGTGGATGGATTCATGCCTCACAACGAGAGCTTACTGTGCTTGGGAAAGAAGAAGCCACGGCCACCGGCAAACTACGGATCCGGAAAATATGCGTTGGACTGGCCGGATGATCTCCGGCTGCAAGGCATAGGAATGACGCCGCCGCAGCAAGCAGATCATGAATTCAAAGACATTAGCATTGGTGCGACGCTGGCAGAAAGAGGTCATTTGGAGGAAATGTATGAGGCAAAGGCAGTGGGATCGGATGAGAGCATGCTAGGGGATCACAAGAAATATGATACCAATGACAATGCGTCCTTAAAGCTTCAGAGGCCGTCGCCCAGAAGGCCACCCCTTTCAGCAGAAACAGTCAACCAGTCTCTTACAAGCGCTCCGCAGGTCACACTTTCACCTATTggttaattttgttaaaatatcatcggTTTAGTGTTCAGAGTTTTCAGTTAAGTATTTTAGTTTGAGTGACTACTTCCATTTTCAACTTTATAAAAAGAGTGGATGTTAATTATCCTGTAATTAAACTCATTTTactttatgattttaaattcaGTACTTACTCATGGGCATAATATTTGTTGGAATCTCGTCTggactaattaagaggaagattaAACCATGAATATCAATGCCGGATACCTACAATAATTGTAGGAAAGATAGTCTTCAATTATGACCATTACCATACTTGAGTAGTTAATCAAATTGATGGTTAATTTTTCTAGTACAACAATGGCTGTGATACCATGGtaggaatcatgactctccacaatggtatgatattgttcactttgagcataagctctcatggttttgcttctGGGGAAGgtttttgctttgggcttccccagaAGGCATGATACCAAGAGAGATAagatttctcacttataaacccatgatcttccactaaattaacaaGGTGAgattcactcccaataatcctcaacaggTCTATGCAATAAGcattatattattgttattttatttattttttagtttttaatttttgcgTCAAAGTTAGTTAGCGGTATGATCGGATTTGAAGACAACTATCGGGAATATCACCGGGTCAATACAATTACAATTACAATTACAATGTCTATGTCATGGATTTCCCAAACAAAAGTATCCGACCAACTCCTCCTCTGGtaccaaaataaacaaaggCGTAGGATATTATTCATACGACAATGATCTTTATCTCTCTACCTCAGATCTCCAAAGAACGAGGCTAAGGGCTACACTTTTCAAGGCTCAAAGAGATTCTGGATTACGGCCTAAATCAGTACACGCAGACACAAGACtttgtaaaaaattaaagagagagATGTATGTGTGTGATGAGTTGATTGGAGATTATTAGATCCATGCATGGCATGGGATGGGAAAGGaagggaaaggaaaggaaaggaaaggaaaggcaTATGGTTGTGCCAAGCATAAATTAAAGAAGGTACGCGCGGCCACCTATTTTATTGGTTgcagagaaaaataaaggcaGTTGGCAAGAAAGCTCCTTGTCTTCTTGGAGGAAAAGAAGATATGGGTGGGACGAGACGGAAGAGGCGAAAAATAAAAGGCAATAAAGCCCAAAGTCAAGGAAGAATATATCCAACGCAATTCCATGCGTGCGCATATCGAGGAAGCTTCtatctttttttctcattaatataACCAAAGGATGCATGTGCCTTACTCTATCTACActttttccaattttccaTACTATCTTCCGATTTCAAGCAGATGGAATCAATTATGCATATGAAATACCCATATTTTCTTATATCCTAtcatattcttcatttttaattcatcatcatctccttTGATCTGTAATGGGACAATCGTTTCCTCATCTACATGATATAattcctctccctctccctctcccacTCCCAATTATTACTTACTGCTCCATCCACTTCTTATCGTACTGCGGAGGCCTTTTTACTTTTGTCTAGCTCCCTCCTTTTTGACATAGCAGGTGACTAAAATTTTTTCAAACTGTATTCATAAATACttgggag
The Cucurbita pepo subsp. pepo cultivar mu-cu-16 unplaced genomic scaffold, ASM280686v2 Cp4.1_scaffold000260, whole genome shotgun sequence DNA segment above includes these coding regions:
- the LOC111784683 gene encoding myb family transcription factor APL-like isoform X1, which gives rise to MFHPKKASSMNSHERGVCVQGDSGLVLTTDPKPRLRWTVELHERFVDAVTQLGGPDKATPKTIMRVMGVKGLTLYHLKSHLQKFRLGKQPHKEFNDHSIKDGMRASGLELHRNTISSSNMINRTMNDSNSNMVDVIRMQMEVQRRLHEQLEVQRHLQLRIEAQGKYMQSILEKACQTLAGEDMAASGGYKLMPGIPSNNNQQGVGYMGGGIKDFGTPLGFPSFQDLNLYGGHQLDLQQNVDGFMPHNESLLCLGKKKPRPPANYGSGKYALDWPDDLRLQGIGMTPPQQADHEFKDISIGATLAERGHLEEMYEAKAVGSDESMLGDHKKYDTNDNASLKLQRPSPRRPPLSAETVNQSLTSAPQVTLSPIG
- the LOC111784683 gene encoding myb family transcription factor APL-like isoform X3, which gives rise to MFHPKKASSMNSHERGVCVQGDSGLVLTTDPKPRLRWTVELHERFVDAVTQLGGPDKATPKTIMRVMGVKGLTLYHLKSHLQKFRLGKQPHKEFNDHSIKDGMRASGLELHRNTISSSNMINRTMNEMQMEVQRRLHEQLEVQRHLQLRIEAQGKYMQSILEKACQTLAGEDMAASGGYKLMPGIPSNNNQQGVGYMGGGIKDFGTPLGFPSFQDLNLYGGHQLDLQQNVDGFMPHNESLLCLGKKKPRPPANYGSGKYALDWPDDLRLQGIGMTPPQQADHEFKDISIGATLAERGHLEEMYEAKAVGSDESMLGDHKKYDTNDNASLKLQRPSPRRPPLSAETVNQSLTSAPQVTLSPIG
- the LOC111784683 gene encoding myb family transcription factor APL-like isoform X2, yielding MFHPKKASSMNSHERGVCVQGDSGLVLTTDPKPRLRWTVELHERFVDAVTQLGGPDKATPKTIMRVMGVKGLTLYHLKSHLQKFRLGKQPHKEFNDHSIKDGMRASGLELHRNTISSSNMINRTMNDNSNMVDVIRMQMEVQRRLHEQLEVQRHLQLRIEAQGKYMQSILEKACQTLAGEDMAASGGYKLMPGIPSNNNQQGVGYMGGGIKDFGTPLGFPSFQDLNLYGGHQLDLQQNVDGFMPHNESLLCLGKKKPRPPANYGSGKYALDWPDDLRLQGIGMTPPQQADHEFKDISIGATLAERGHLEEMYEAKAVGSDESMLGDHKKYDTNDNASLKLQRPSPRRPPLSAETVNQSLTSAPQVTLSPIG